In Nocardioides sp. W7, the genomic stretch GCCGGTCCCCGCTGCCGGTCATCGCCGACCAGCGGGTCGTCGGGATGGTCTCGCTCGGCGGCGGCGCGCCGGGGGTCGGGATCACGGTGGATGCCGCGGCCCTCCTCGCCGCGTTGGATGCCACCGTCGCCGACGTCACCGACCCCGCGTGAGCAGGTCCGCGCCGGGGGCCGGCCATGCGGTCGTCGCCGGTCTGGTCTGCGCGCTGGTCGGCTTCACCAGCTCGTTCGCCGTCGTCATCACCGGGCTGCGCGCGGTGGGTGCGTCGCCCGAGCAGGCATCCTCCGGCCTGCTTGTCCTCTGCGTGACCATGGGACTCGGCAGCGTGCTCTTCTCGTGGCGGCTGCGGATGCCCATGACGCTCGCCTGGTCCACGCCGGGCGCCGCGCTGCTGGCCACCGCCGCAGTGCCGGCCGGCGGCTTCGGTGCCGCGGTGGTCGCCTTCGCGGTCACCGGGGTGCTGCTCGCCGCCTGCGGCCTGGTCCGCCCGCTCGGCCGGCTGGTCGAGGCGATTCCGCTCCCGGTCGCCAACGCGATGCTCGCCGGCGTCCTGCTCACCCTGTGCACGGTGCCCTTCCGCTCGCTCGCCGATTCCCCCGGGACGGTGGCCCCGGTGGTCGCACTCTGGCTGATCCTCACCGTGCTCGCACCGCGCTGGGCGGTCCCGGGTGCGCTGGTGGCTGCGCTGGTCGTGATGGCGGTACGGGGCTCGTACTCCGCGGTGGACGCCGCAGCGGCCGCACCACACCTGGAGTCGGTCTCTCCGGTATGGGACGCCGGTGCCCTCATCGCGATCGCCATCCCCCTCTTCCTGGTCACGATGACCAGCCAGAACATCCCCGGGATGGCCGTGCTGGCCTCGTTCGGCTACCGGCCACCGCTGCGTGACACCCTGCTCTACACCGGTGCGGCGAGCGCGGTCGGAGCCGTTGGCGGTGGGCACGCGATCAACCTGGCCGCGATCTCGGCGGCCCTCGCGGCCGGGCCGCAGGCGCACCCGGACCCGGCACGCCGGTGGGTGGCGGGGGTCGCGTGCGGCACGACGTACCTGGTCCTCGCGCCCCTCTCCGCGCTGGTCGCCGAGGTGGCGACCGCGGCCCCGGCGGGCCTCATCGCCGCGATCGCCGGGCTGGCACTGCTCGGAACGCTCGCCGGCGCCGTCGCGCAGGCCTTCGAGGCGCCCGAGCACCGGCTGCCCGCCGCCGTCGCGCTCGCGGTCGCCGCGTCGGGGATGACCATCGCCGGCGTCGGTCCTGCGTTCTGGTCCCTCGTGGGCGGGCTCGTGGTCCTCGCTGCGCTGCGCGCCGCCCACGCCCGGTCGGCGGGCTGAGCGGCCGAGACCTCGAGCGGGCTCAGTTCACTCAGGGCGGGCCAGCACCCTGGAGGCGCCAGCATCGCCTCGTGCGCGGCACCCGGCCTGACGGGCGGGTACGTCAGCAGACCCGTCGGACTCGACGGGTCTGCTGACGTGACGTGCCTAGAGGTACTGCCCGGTGTTGGAGACCGTGTCGATCGACCGGCCCGGCTCCGTGCCCTGCTTGCCGGTGATGAGGGTGCGGATGAACACGATCCGCTCGCCCTTCTTGCCGGAGATGCGGGCCCAGTCGTCGGGGTTGGTGGTGTTCGGGAGGTCTTCGTTCTCCTTGAACTCGTCGACGCACGCCTGGAGCATGTGCGAGACCCGCAGACCTCGCTGGTCGTGGTCCAGGAAGTCCTTGATCGCCATCTTCTTGGCCCGGTCGACGATGTTCTGGATCATCGCGCCGGAGTTGAAGTCCTTGAAGTACAGGACCTCCTTGTCACCGTTGGCGTAGGTCACTTCGAGGAAGCGGTTCTCCTCGGTCTCGGTATACATCCGCTCCACGGTGGCCTGGATCATCCCGGCCACGGTGGCGTCGCGGTCGTTGCCGAACTCGGCGAGGTCGTCGGCGTGCAGCGGCAGGCTGGCGGTGAGGTACTTGGAAAAGATGTCACGCGCCGACTCGGCGTCGGGGCGCTCGATCTTGATCTTCACGTCGAGCCGGCCCGGGCGCAGGATGGCCGGATCGATCATGTCCTCACGGTTCGAGGCACCGATGACCAGCACGTTCTCCAGCAGCTCGACGCCGTCGATCTCGCTGAGCAGCTGCGGGACGATGGTGTTCTCGACATCGGAGGAGACGCCCGAGCCACGAGTGCGGAACAGCGAGTCCATCTCGTCGAAGAAGACGATGACCGGGGTGCCGCTGCTGGCCTTCTCACGAGCCCGCTGGAAGACCAGGCGGATGTGCCGCTCGGTCTCGCCGACGTACTTGTTGAGCAGCTCGGGACCCTTGATGTTGAGGAAGTACGACTTCCCCTCCTGGCCGGTCCGGGCCGCGACCTTCTTGGCCAGGCTGTTGGCGACAGCCTTGGCGATCAGCGTCTTGCCGCAGCCGGGAGGCCCGTAGAGCAGCACACCCTTCGGCGGCTTGAGCTGGTGCTCCTTGAACAGCTCGGGGTGCAGGTAGGGCAGCTCGACCGCGTCCTGGATCTGCTCGATCTGACCTCGCAGTCCGCCGATGGACTCGTAGGCGATGTCGGGAACCTCCTCGAGGATCAGCTCCTCGACCTCCGACTTCGGGACCTTCTCGTAGACGTAGCCCGCCCGCGAGTCGAGCAGCAGCGAGTCGCCGGCGCGGATGGTGTCGTTGCGCAGCGGCTCGGCGAGGCGTACGACGCGCTCCTCGTCGGCGTTCGCGATGACCAGGGCCCGATCACCGTCGGCGAGCAGCTCCTTGAACATCACAACCTCGCCGACCTCCTCGAAGGCGAGGGCGGCCACGACGTTGAGGGCCTCGTTGAGCATGACCTCCTGGCCGCGCCGCAACAAGTCGACCTCCACGGTCGGGCTGACGTTGACCCGGAGCTTGCGCCCCCCGGTGAACACGTCGACCGAGTCGTCGTCGTTGCGTTGGAGGAAGGTGCCGAAGCCCGCCGGCGGCTGGGCCAGCCGGTCGACCTCCTCCTTCAGCTTCATGATCTGGTCGCGCGCCTCGCGCAGGGTCTGGGCGAGGCGCTCGTTCTGGCTGGTGACCGCGGCCAGGGAACGCTGGGCGTCGGCCAGGCGGAGCTCGAGGCCGCGGGACCCGCCGGGTCCGTCAGAGAGTCGGCGACGAAGGTCCCCGACTTCGGATTCCAGGAAGCGCACCTGGTGGAGGAGCTCCTCAGCGCTCGGGCTATTGGAGTGGGACTCTGTGCCGAACGGGCCGTCTGCAGTCATGTCAGCGCACCTCCTGTGTGCTGCGACCCTACCCGCGAGCGGGGACAACGGAAGGGGACTGTCCGCGGTGTTGGTCACGATTTGGCACCGGCTCGCGCGCCGAAGGTGGTGGCAGGTGTTGCCGTTTGGTCACCAACGGCATTACCTGGCCGCCGGAGCCGCCGTTGGTGACCAAACGGCAGAGAGTCAGGCCTCCGACTCGTCCACGGGTACGCCGGGCGGTCGCGGGCCGGTGTAGTCCGGACCGTAGGCACCGGGAGCCGGCCTGCGCTTCTTCAGCGGCGGGCGCTGGCCGGGGGCCATCCGTCGGGCGGTCACCAGGAAGGCGGTGTGGCCGATCATCTTGTGGCCGGGTCGCACGGCCAGACCCTCGACGTGCCAGTCGCGCACCAGCGACTCCCACGGCTGCGGCTCGGTGAAGCCGCCGTGCAGGCGCACCGTCTCCACGAAGCGGGAGAGCTGGGTGGTGGTGGCGACGTACGCGCACACGATCCCGCCGGGACGCAGCGCATCCGCAGCGGCGTCGAGGCACTCCCACGGGGCGAGCATGTCGAGGATGATCCGGTCGACCCGGTCCCCCGAGGCCGGGAGCGCCTCGGCTAGGTCCCCGAGGGTCAGGTCCCAGGCCGGGTGGTCGCCGCCGAAGAACTGGGTGACGTTGCGGCGCGCGACGTCCGCGAACTCCTCGCGGCGCTCGTAGGACGACACCCGGCCGTGCGGCCCGACGGCGCGCAGCAGGGAGCAGGTCAGCGCCCCCGAGCCGACGCCGGCCTCGACGACGTGCGCGCCCGGGAAGATGTCGGCCATCGCGACGATCTGGGCGGCGTCCTTGGGATAGACGACCGCCGCGCCGCGCGGCATCGAGACGACGAACTCGGAGAGCAGCGGGCGGAAGACGAGATACTCGCCACCGGCCGAGGAGACGAGGGTGAATCCTTCGTCACGGCCGATCATGTCGTCGTGCTCGAGGTGGCCGCGGTTGGAGAAGAACCGCTTGCCCGGCACCAGCTCGAAGTTGTGGCGCCGGCCCTTCTGGTCGACCAGCCGTACCCACTCGCCGACCCGCAGCGGCCCGCGGTGAACACCGGACCAGGCCTCGGGTGCGACGTCGGGGTCTGTCGGGCGATCGGCGTGGGGCTCAGCACTCTCGGACACGAGCGAGAACCCTAGTGGGCGGCTTCGCGGAACGCCCGATCGACGTCGGCGGCCGCGAGTACGCCGTACACCGAGCCGTCGTCCTCCATGAGCAGGTACTCCGCCGCCGGGGTGCGATTGATCGCCATCACGAGTTCCTCGCCGCCGATCGCGACGGGCAGCCGCAGGCCCGGGTCCAGCGAGCGGGTGACGGCCGAGACAGGCACCCAGGGACGGCGCTCGTCCGGCGTGGCGAGCAGCGCTGCCTCGTTGACGACGCCGACGGGATCGCCGGAGGTGGTGACCGTGACGATGCCCCCGGCCTCGGCGTCCTGGGCCCGGCGTACCGCCTCGGCGAGCGGGAGGTCGACGGGAACGGTGAGGGTACGGCGGGCGAGGTTGCGCGCCACCAGCGCCGGGAGCCGCCGGCGGATCTTGGCACCGGTGATCGCCGCGGTCGACCCCGACCAGAGGAACATGGCCACGATCAGCGCCAGGGCGAAGTCGAGCAGGTCGGGCTCGACGCCGAGCAGCGGTTCCTGGAACAGCGGCCAGGACAGCGCGGCCACCGCGGTGATGCGTCCGCCCCAGCCCGCCACCAGGGTGCCGCGGTGCTGGTCCCCGCTGGCGCCCCACACGGCAGCCTTCAGCACCCGACCGCCGTCGAGCGGCAGCCCCGGGACCAGGTTGAGGACCCCGACGAGCAGGTTGGCACCGGCCAGCCCCTCGAGCCCGAGCCGGATGAGCCCCTCGGGGTCGGCGAGCAGTGCCGCGAGGGCGGCGAGGCCGACCGCCAGGGAGGTGATCGGGCCGACCACAGCGATCCAGAACTCCTGGCGCGGGGTCCTGGCCTCGCCCTCCACGGCTGTCATCCCGCCGAGGAAGTGCAGCGTGATCGAGGTGACCGGGAAGCCCATCCGGTTGGCCACCACGGCGTGCGAGGCCTCGTGCAGCAGCACGGAGAGATAGAGGATGACGGCGAAGGCGAAGCCCGCGACGTACTTCCCGACGCCCAGCCCCGGGGAGACCTGCTCTACCCGCGGCGCCATGACGACGGCGATCAGGCCCGCGACGAGGAACCAGGACGAGGACACCAGGACGTCGCTGCCCGCGATCGTGCCGACCTTGAACGTGCCCGGCGGGCGTGGCTTCTGGTCTGACACCCGACGAGGCTATCCGACAGGCCGGACTGTCCGTGGTGTCGCCTATCGTGCGGCAGGTGAGTGTGGAGCAGGAGTCGCCGGCGGACCGGGTCTCGACGCCCGTCGACGGCGTCGACGTCCTGGGGGCGCTGTCCCCGAGCCGGGCGGGTGACTTCCTGACCTGCCCGCTGCTCTATCGCTTCCGCACCGTCGACCGGCTCCCCGAGCCGTACTCCCCCGACGCGGTCCGCGGCACCGTCGTGCACAAGGTGCTCGAGGACCTGTTCGACCTCCCCGCCGAGCAGCGCACCCCCGAGCGGGCCGGCGAGATGCTGGTGCCCGCCTGGGAGCGGCTCGTCGAGGTGGCCCCCGAAGTCGCGGAGATGTTCGGCGACGAGGGGCCCGGCGTGACGCCGTGGCTCGCGTCGTGCCGCACCGTGCTCGAACGCTACTTCACCCTGGAGGACCCGCGTCGATTGGAGCCGGCCGAGCGCGAGCTGTACGTCGAGAGCCTGTTGGAGTCGAAGCTGCTTCTGCGGGGCTTCGTCGACCGGGTCGACGTCGCCCCCGACGGTGCGATCCGGCTGGTCGACTACAAGACCGGGAAGGCGCCCGGGCCCGGTTTCGAGGCCAAGGCGCTGTTCCAGATGAGGTTCTACGCGCTCGTGGTGTGGCGCACGCGCGGCATCGTCCCGGCGATGCTGCAGCTGGTCTACCTCGGCAGCGGCGAGATCATCCGCTACGTCCCGGACGAGCAGGATCTGCTGGCCACCGAGCGCAAGGTCGAGGCGATCTGGCGGGCGATCCGCACGGCCGAGGAGACCGGTGACTGGCTGCCGCACCGCAGCAACCTGTGCGGCTGGTGCGCGCACCAGGCGATCTGTCCCGAGTTCGGGGGCACTCCCCCGCCACTGCCGGATCTGCCGGCCCAGAGCTGAGACCGACCCGGAGCTGACCGGCTCAGACCGGCGACCGGGCGAAGAGCATCAGGAATCCGCACCGCGCGCATCGGTTCGCCTCGATCATGTAGCGCTGCTTGCCCATCCGGCGGGCACCGCCGAAGAGGCCCCGCTCCAACGGTCCCGGGATCCAGCGGGCATAGCCCTGGGAGGACTCGCCGGCGTCCTCGACGAACCCGGGCTCGAGGCTCTCGGCGCCGCAGGCGCTGCACGACGGCTGGGACGGGGTGGCCGGAGCGGACTCGTAGGTGCTCATGGGCGCACTCTTCCCCGAATTCCGCTGCTTCGTGCTCGATATGCCGCTACCGGGTGATCACGGGATCCGCAGGTCGCCCAGGTCCTGTGGGGTGAGCCCCTGGAGGCTGTCGCGGAAGATTCGGCGCGGCCCGTCGAGGACCGGTACGTGGTTCTCCACGACCAGGACCGTGCACCCGGCCGCCTCTGCGGACTTGGCGCCGGTGTTGGAGTCCTCGATCGCCACGCAGTCGCTCGGACGTACGCCGAGTGCCGCGGCCGCGCTCAGGTAGGGCTCGGGATGCGGCTTGCCGAACTCGACCTGGTCACCGGTGACGATCACCCGGAACGTCTCCGGAGGCAGCTGCGCCAGGATCGGGGCGACGAACCGCTCGTACGACATCGTCACCAGAGCGCACCGGACCTCGGCCTCGCCGAGCGCCACCAGCAGGTCGCGGGCTCCAGGGCGCCACGGCACCTCGTCCTCCACCCGCGCCACGACGCCGTCGAGCAGCCGCTCGACGATCGCCTCCGGCGCCAGCGGGACGCCCATGTGCTCCTTGATGTAGTGCGCCGAGTCGATCAGCGAGTTCCCGACCAGGTTCATGGCGTGCGCCGTCGACCAGGTGCCGCCGTACTCCTCGGCCAGCGCATGCTCGGTGTCGATCCAGTAGGGCTCGGTGTCCACCAGGGTGCCGTCCATGTCCCACAGGACGGCGGCCGGCAGCCGCACTCCCTCATCCGGGCGCTGACCTGCAGGTTCTCGAGAAGAAGCGGTGTTCAGAATGCCCTCCGAAATGCTCCGTGCGACGAGCCGTGCGACGCCCCACCCTAGATCGAAGGTGCGCAGCGTTCGCCATCATCACGGCGAACCAACCACGGCAGAGCGCCCGCCCCGCCAGGCTGGCGGGACGGGCGCTCCTCGATCACCGAAGCCGACGGGTCCTCATCTCATCTGATGCGGATCCGGGACTGCTGGGTGGCTGCCTTCAGGTGTCGGCTGCCGGCGTACCACACGACCACCTTCTGCGAACCTGGTCGGAGCTGTCTGTCGATGGTGAGCCGTACCCGGGTGACGCCCGCCTTCGCCTCCACGACCTTGGTGGTCGAGCCGATTCGCACGACCACCCTGCCGGTCGGCCTCAGGTCCCCGGGGACCTTCAGTCGCACGGTGACCGTCGCCGTCCGGCCGCGGACCCCGACACGTGGCGCCTTCGCTCGCAGCACCGTCTTGGCCTTCGCCACGCGTACGACGAAGCTGGATCGGTCGGCGGTGAAGCCGGAGCCGCCACTGAAGGAGACCACCAGGTTGTTGCGTCCTGCGGCCAGCCCTCGCACCACCTTCGCCGGGAGGGTGACCCGGCCGTGGAAGCCGTCGATGCGCTGTGTCGCCAGAAGCCTGCCCTGCCGCTCGATGCGGAGGACGCCGCGCGGCGTCCCGGTGCTGGACCGCTCCGCCACCAGCGTGACGGGGATCCCTGCCGCCTTGCCGAAGGTCGTCCTCAGATCGCCCACCACCACGCGTACGCCGATCGGCCCAGGGTCAGTCGGATCCGTGGGGTCGGTCGGCCGTGCCGTCACGGTCAGGCGGAGCGTGGTGCTGCTGGCGGCGTGCGCGTGATCGCCTGCGTACTCCACCTCGATGCTGTGGGTGCCGACACCGGGCATGGCGGCGGCCTCGCAGCTGGCGACTCCCCCAGCCAGCACGGCCTCGCAGAGGACATCGTCACCGCTGCGGAAGAGCACGGAGCCGGTGGCGGCGACGGGATCCAGGGCGGCGCTCAGCCGCACCGTCCCGCCGTCCACCACGGTGAGGTCGTCGGCCGACATGGTGGTCGGCGTCGCGGCGACGGTCGAGAACGACCAGACGTCGGAGACCACCGAGTGGCCGTCCTCGTCGGCGACCTCGACGTACCAGCTGTAGTCGCTGTCGAGCGACAGCTCCCCGGCCGGGACCTCGGCGCGCGCGCCGGAGGCAACGGCGTCGAGCTCGGCGATGACCTCCTCGGTGCGGGCGGTCACCTCGACGTGGTCGGTGGCCAGCGAGCGCTCCGCCTTCTGCAGCGTGATCGGCCGCACGAAGTTCTCGGTCGTGATGCACTCCTCGGTCATCTCACGCTCGATGCTCGGGGCCTCGGTCAGCGACTCGCACCCGGTGAGCGGCCAGGCATGGTCGGGGCCGCCTGCGGTCGGGTACACGTCGAGCACGGTGAAGGTGCGGTTGGTGAAAGTCTGCGCGTCCGGATCGAGCTCGACCGTGCGCATGAACCCGGCTCCGCCGCTGTAGCTGCCGGCCTTGACCGACGGCCAGTTGACCTGCACCTGCAGGACGATGCGACCGTCGCCGAGACGGTTGACCCAGACGTAGCTGTAGTCCTTGTGCCCCGACATGATCGCGACCACGTTGTCGTACGGCTCGATGATCTCGCTCATGAAGCGGGTGCCCTGCCCGGTCAGCTGACCGGTGGGGTCGAACTGCTCGTGGGTGCCGATGATGACGTTGGCGTCGGGATGAGACGCGATCGCGTCCTTGACCCAGGCCCATTCGGCGGCGCTCGCCCGCCAGGTCAGGTACACGAACATGTAGTCCGCCTCCGGGGTGGAGATGTAGTCGTAGTGCTGCACGTTGTCACTGGCCGTGCCGCCGTACCACGGGTCATCAGCGAAGCGCTCCTCGCCGAAATACTTGCGGTAGTGGCTGTAGCCGGACTCGAAGTCGTGATTGCCCGGCACCAGCCCATAGGGGACGTCGGCGTCATCGAGGATCTGCAGCGACTCGGAGGCATTGACCCACTGGAACTCCTGATCGACGTCGTCGACGATGTCGCCGGTCAGGAACATGTAAGCGAGGTTCTCGGACTCGCGCTGGTCAACGATCCACTGTGCTTCCTTGTCGAAGGTCTCCGGATCCGATTCCGCCAGCTTCTGGGTGTCGGTCATCCAGGCGAACTTCACAGCCCCGTCGTTCGTCGGCGCGATGTAGCCCGGCAGCACCTGGACCTGCACGGTGGCCTTGCCGTCCTGCACGGACGGCCCGGTGCGGACCGAGCCTCGGAGGGTGAGGTCGTCCTCGCCGGCCACGGCGGAGGCGGCCTCGACCCAGGTCTCGGTGCGGTGGTCGAACACCGAGAGCACCACCCGGTGTCCGGGACGGGTGCGGCCGGTCCAGCTGACCGCCAGATCGCGGTCGGTGGCCGCCTCCTCGGGCACGGCCACGTCGAACTGCTGGAACGGGTAGCGCTCGGCCTCGGTCGTCTCCACGCGCTCGCCGTCCGCCTCCTCCAGGGCCGCGACGGCCTCGGGGTCCGGCAGCCTCTGTCCGGAGCCGAGAGCCGGCTCGCCGTCCGTGGTGGAGCCCTGCCGCGCCTCGAGCCCGGCGCCGTTGCCGAAGTCCTGCTGGCGTGCCAGCTTGAACGTCACGTCCAAGGGATCTCCGGTCGGGTCGGCGACCGTCACCCCCAGCGACGTCGTCCGGGTGGGCACGTCAAGGTCGCCGTCAGCCGGGCTCGGGTCCGTGGGCGCGAACGGGGTGTCGGCCCAGGTCTCGAAGGTGACGGTGCGCTGAGAGGTGAGGCCGTGGGAGTCCGTCGCCTCCACGAGCAGGGTGTGCTCGCCGTTGGTCATCTTCTCGGGGTCCCAGCGGCTGCCGTTCTCGACCGGCTCGCCGTCCAGGGTGAGGGTGAGGGCGAGGTCGCCGTCGATCGGGTCGGAGGCGGTCGCATCGATCACGAACGGAGAGCCCTGGTGGCGACTGCCGTCGGCGGGCGTGGTGACGGTGAGGGCCGGCGCGGTGTTGTCGACCTCTACGGTGCGGGTCAGCGAGCCGGTCGGGTCGCTGACCGAGACGACGTACTCACCGTCGGGGTAGATGGAGGTATCCCACGACCAGGCGTTGGTCTCCAGGGTGGGGGCTGCCAGCTCCATGGTCACCGGATACTCGAACTCGTACGTCGGACGGTCGTAGCCGACGTTGATGATCGTGTCGCGGGAGGTGGGATCGATGATCTCGGTGCCGTCGGCGAGGACCAGGCGGACGTCCTTGAGGTAGACCCGGTCCGGCACCCCGCTTCCGTTCGGACCGGGCACGAACCGGAGCGTGTTGGTGCCGGCCCGCAGGGTCCCGGTAGGGATCCGGGAGCTCGCCAGCTCTCCGAAGGTCGTGGTCCCGGAGCTACCGATCGGACCCTTCGGCAGCGTCACCTCGACGTCGTTGACGAACAGCTGGTAGGTCCAGGGTGCGTCGTAGCTGCTGGACAGCGCGTGGAAGGTCGCGGACTGGGTGCTGACGCTCGGTTCCAGGACCTCCTCGCCGATGCGGACCTCGACGGGTGCGTCGCCGGTGGCGTTCAGCGGGACCACCCCCTGGAGGTGCTGGCCGTCGACCAGGTCGAGGCCCAGCGGCTGATTGTCAACGCGCAACCGGATGGTGACGGTGGTCTCATCGTCCAGGGTGAACGTCACCGGCTGCATGCCGTCGCGCACCGTGGTGGTGTCCCACAGCCACCCCTGTGAGGTGACGCTAGCCGCGGGCACCACGACGTTGAACGGGTAGCCGAACTCATAGAGCGGACGGTCGTAGCCGACGTCGATCCGAGTCCCGGCGGAGCCGGGGTCGACGATCTCGGCTCCGTCCGCCAGCACCACCGCGAGGTCGCGCAGGTAGACCCGGTCGGGGACTCCAGTGGCATTCGGTCCGGGCACGAAGCGCAGCGCGTTGCCGTCCGCCCGGAGCAGGCCTGCGGGCAGCGGGCCGCTGTCGAAGGCGCCCCACGTGGTGCCGGCGCCACCGCCGGCGATCGTGGTCTTGGGCAGGGGGAGCTCGACGCCGTTGACCTCGAGGCTGTAGTCGTTGGCGCTGTCGTAGCTGCTCACCTCTCCGACCAGGCGGAACGCGCTGCCCATCGGGCTGGTGGCCAGGTCGGCCTCTCCGACCCGGACACTGGCGACCTCGGCGTCGGCGGCTGCCAGCGCCACCGTGCCGGCGACCGTCTGTCCGTCCTCGACGAAGACCGAGGGCGGAAGGACCTGGGTCTGGATGCTGGTTGCGCCTGGGGGCGGGGCTGCCGAGGCCAGCGCGGGACCGGTCAGTCCGGCGAGGAGAGCCCCGGCCAGGGTGAGGACAAGTCCTCGCACGGGAGCGGACGAGAGATGTGGCATGACGAAGATGGCGCCT encodes the following:
- a CDS encoding benzoate/H(+) symporter BenE family transporter, which codes for MSRSAPGAGHAVVAGLVCALVGFTSSFAVVITGLRAVGASPEQASSGLLVLCVTMGLGSVLFSWRLRMPMTLAWSTPGAALLATAAVPAGGFGAAVVAFAVTGVLLAACGLVRPLGRLVEAIPLPVANAMLAGVLLTLCTVPFRSLADSPGTVAPVVALWLILTVLAPRWAVPGALVAALVVMAVRGSYSAVDAAAAAPHLESVSPVWDAGALIAIAIPLFLVTMTSQNIPGMAVLASFGYRPPLRDTLLYTGAASAVGAVGGGHAINLAAISAALAAGPQAHPDPARRWVAGVACGTTYLVLAPLSALVAEVATAAPAGLIAAIAGLALLGTLAGAVAQAFEAPEHRLPAAVALAVAASGMTIAGVGPAFWSLVGGLVVLAALRAAHARSAG
- the arc gene encoding proteasome ATPase, translating into MTADGPFGTESHSNSPSAEELLHQVRFLESEVGDLRRRLSDGPGGSRGLELRLADAQRSLAAVTSQNERLAQTLREARDQIMKLKEEVDRLAQPPAGFGTFLQRNDDDSVDVFTGGRKLRVNVSPTVEVDLLRRGQEVMLNEALNVVAALAFEEVGEVVMFKELLADGDRALVIANADEERVVRLAEPLRNDTIRAGDSLLLDSRAGYVYEKVPKSEVEELILEEVPDIAYESIGGLRGQIEQIQDAVELPYLHPELFKEHQLKPPKGVLLYGPPGCGKTLIAKAVANSLAKKVAARTGQEGKSYFLNIKGPELLNKYVGETERHIRLVFQRAREKASSGTPVIVFFDEMDSLFRTRGSGVSSDVENTIVPQLLSEIDGVELLENVLVIGASNREDMIDPAILRPGRLDVKIKIERPDAESARDIFSKYLTASLPLHADDLAEFGNDRDATVAGMIQATVERMYTETEENRFLEVTYANGDKEVLYFKDFNSGAMIQNIVDRAKKMAIKDFLDHDQRGLRVSHMLQACVDEFKENEDLPNTTNPDDWARISGKKGERIVFIRTLITGKQGTEPGRSIDTVSNTGQYL
- a CDS encoding tRNA (adenine-N1)-methyltransferase produces the protein MRVGEWVRLVDQKGRRHNFELVPGKRFFSNRGHLEHDDMIGRDEGFTLVSSAGGEYLVFRPLLSEFVVSMPRGAAVVYPKDAAQIVAMADIFPGAHVVEAGVGSGALTCSLLRAVGPHGRVSSYERREEFADVARRNVTQFFGGDHPAWDLTLGDLAEALPASGDRVDRIILDMLAPWECLDAAADALRPGGIVCAYVATTTQLSRFVETVRLHGGFTEPQPWESLVRDWHVEGLAVRPGHKMIGHTAFLVTARRMAPGQRPPLKKRRPAPGAYGPDYTGPRPPGVPVDESEA
- a CDS encoding site-2 protease family protein, coding for MSDQKPRPPGTFKVGTIAGSDVLVSSSWFLVAGLIAVVMAPRVEQVSPGLGVGKYVAGFAFAVILYLSVLLHEASHAVVANRMGFPVTSITLHFLGGMTAVEGEARTPRQEFWIAVVGPITSLAVGLAALAALLADPEGLIRLGLEGLAGANLLVGVLNLVPGLPLDGGRVLKAAVWGASGDQHRGTLVAGWGGRITAVAALSWPLFQEPLLGVEPDLLDFALALIVAMFLWSGSTAAITGAKIRRRLPALVARNLARRTLTVPVDLPLAEAVRRAQDAEAGGIVTVTTSGDPVGVVNEAALLATPDERRPWVPVSAVTRSLDPGLRLPVAIGGEELVMAINRTPAAEYLLMEDDGSVYGVLAAADVDRAFREAAH
- a CDS encoding PD-(D/E)XK nuclease family protein, whose amino-acid sequence is MSVEQESPADRVSTPVDGVDVLGALSPSRAGDFLTCPLLYRFRTVDRLPEPYSPDAVRGTVVHKVLEDLFDLPAEQRTPERAGEMLVPAWERLVEVAPEVAEMFGDEGPGVTPWLASCRTVLERYFTLEDPRRLEPAERELYVESLLESKLLLRGFVDRVDVAPDGAIRLVDYKTGKAPGPGFEAKALFQMRFYALVVWRTRGIVPAMLQLVYLGSGEIIRYVPDEQDLLATERKVEAIWRAIRTAEETGDWLPHRSNLCGWCAHQAICPEFGGTPPPLPDLPAQS
- a CDS encoding HAD family phosphatase; its protein translation is MRLPAAVLWDMDGTLVDTEPYWIDTEHALAEEYGGTWSTAHAMNLVGNSLIDSAHYIKEHMGVPLAPEAIVERLLDGVVARVEDEVPWRPGARDLLVALGEAEVRCALVTMSYERFVAPILAQLPPETFRVIVTGDQVEFGKPHPEPYLSAAAALGVRPSDCVAIEDSNTGAKSAEAAGCTVLVVENHVPVLDGPRRIFRDSLQGLTPQDLGDLRIP
- a CDS encoding Ig-like domain repeat protein; protein product: MRGLVLTLAGALLAGLTGPALASAAPPPGATSIQTQVLPPSVFVEDGQTVAGTVALAAADAEVASVRVGEADLATSPMGSAFRLVGEVSSYDSANDYSLEVNGVELPLPKTTIAGGGAGTTWGAFDSGPLPAGLLRADGNALRFVPGPNATGVPDRVYLRDLAVVLADGAEIVDPGSAGTRIDVGYDRPLYEFGYPFNVVVPAASVTSQGWLWDTTTVRDGMQPVTFTLDDETTVTIRLRVDNQPLGLDLVDGQHLQGVVPLNATGDAPVEVRIGEEVLEPSVSTQSATFHALSSSYDAPWTYQLFVNDVEVTLPKGPIGSSGTTTFGELASSRIPTGTLRAGTNTLRFVPGPNGSGVPDRVYLKDVRLVLADGTEIIDPTSRDTIINVGYDRPTYEFEYPVTMELAAPTLETNAWSWDTSIYPDGEYVVSVSDPTGSLTRTVEVDNTAPALTVTTPADGSRHQGSPFVIDATASDPIDGDLALTLTLDGEPVENGSRWDPEKMTNGEHTLLVEATDSHGLTSQRTVTFETWADTPFAPTDPSPADGDLDVPTRTTSLGVTVADPTGDPLDVTFKLARQQDFGNGAGLEARQGSTTDGEPALGSGQRLPDPEAVAALEEADGERVETTEAERYPFQQFDVAVPEEAATDRDLAVSWTGRTRPGHRVVLSVFDHRTETWVEAASAVAGEDDLTLRGSVRTGPSVQDGKATVQVQVLPGYIAPTNDGAVKFAWMTDTQKLAESDPETFDKEAQWIVDQRESENLAYMFLTGDIVDDVDQEFQWVNASESLQILDDADVPYGLVPGNHDFESGYSHYRKYFGEERFADDPWYGGTASDNVQHYDYISTPEADYMFVYLTWRASAAEWAWVKDAIASHPDANVIIGTHEQFDPTGQLTGQGTRFMSEIIEPYDNVVAIMSGHKDYSYVWVNRLGDGRIVLQVQVNWPSVKAGSYSGGAGFMRTVELDPDAQTFTNRTFTVLDVYPTAGGPDHAWPLTGCESLTEAPSIEREMTEECITTENFVRPITLQKAERSLATDHVEVTARTEEVIAELDAVASGARAEVPAGELSLDSDYSWYVEVADEDGHSVVSDVWSFSTVAATPTTMSADDLTVVDGGTVRLSAALDPVAATGSVLFRSGDDVLCEAVLAGGVASCEAAAMPGVGTHSIEVEYAGDHAHAASSTTLRLTVTARPTDPTDPTDPGPIGVRVVVGDLRTTFGKAAGIPVTLVAERSSTGTPRGVLRIERQGRLLATQRIDGFHGRVTLPAKVVRGLAAGRNNLVVSFSGGSGFTADRSSFVVRVAKAKTVLRAKAPRVGVRGRTATVTVRLKVPGDLRPTGRVVVRIGSTTKVVEAKAGVTRVRLTIDRQLRPGSQKVVVWYAGSRHLKAATQQSRIRIR